One Hordeum vulgare subsp. vulgare chromosome 4H, MorexV3_pseudomolecules_assembly, whole genome shotgun sequence DNA window includes the following coding sequences:
- the LOC123448386 gene encoding uncharacterized protein LOC123448386: MGPLARRGANPSAVSGTPVAEEQAGLEVPLEDRGHSERQPEHRVQCEARRPGVGCHGDGGSTRRGDDGHLFRSGGEGLCRWCNDGRRPRCHGGGRCCRSDEDDGDGRRTGGGSRFAGSEQTRMRCLRFGTGTRATSMLSFQRTISFWKTKLSEWKEFRNTTPIGRMVVMSDSQPASRRGCNQGVFDLLIGCV; this comes from the exons ATGGGGCCGCTGGCCCGCCGAGGAGCCAATCCATCGGCGGTATCTGGAACGCCGGTTGCAGAGGAGCAGGCGGGCTTGGAGGTGCCGCTTGAAGACCGTGGGCATTCAGAGCGACAGCCTGAGCACCGCGTCCAGTGCGAGGCGCGAAGGCCTGGCGTGGGTTGCCATGGTGACGGCGGTTCCACACGAAGGGGCGACGACGGCCACCTATTCCGGAGCGGTGGCGAAGGCCTCTGCCGTTGGTGCAACGACGGAAGACGGCCCCGCTGCCATGGCGGCGGAAGATGTTGCCGAAGCGACGAAGACGACGgcgacgggcgaagaacgggcggCGGTTCTCGCTTTGCAGGAAGCGAACAAACGCGGATGCGATGTCTG CGGTTTGGTACAGGTACTAGGGCCACTTCGATGCTGAGTTTTCAAAGGACAATTTCTTTCTGGAAAACAAAACTTTCTGAGTGGAAAGAATTCAGGAATACTACACCTATAGGTAGAATGGTAGTAATGAGTGACAGCCAGCCTGCCAGTAGACGTGGGTGCAATCAAGGAGTCTTTGATTTGTTGATTGGGTGTGTTTAG